In Rhodamnia argentea isolate NSW1041297 chromosome 1, ASM2092103v1, whole genome shotgun sequence, the genomic window TTTTATGAGACCACTATTAACTATCCTAAAAGATCAAGCTATTAAATAAATGcacgatttattatttaattattctatcaaagATGGTCTAGCAAGAGTTAGCCAATAGCCCTTGCCGctctcaaggaaaaaaaaaatagagaataaaagataaataaaaattcacaatatTATTTAACAAAATATTCACATCAGGGTTGGCCGTTCAACGTGGCGCTATCGGCATCGACTTTAGTGATTTCTAGCCAAAGTTGATTAGATTAActcaatgctctctctctctctctctctcctgtcatCTTTCGTCTTTCCCACGCTAATGCctctctcatcttcatcttctcatcTTGCGTTTTCCCAatgatctctctcctctctctgatTTTGTGCCGCGCCCCTACCCcactctctctttactttttggaaaaagatCGTCCCCTttactttttggaaaaagatCGTTGATCGTGGAAAAAGATCGTCCcctttactttactttttgaaaaaagatcgTTGATCGTTGATCGTGGAAAAAGATCGTCTTTACTTTTTGGAAACATCTCGTTCCCCACGCTAACACTCTGTCTCCTCGCTCATCTTCTCATCTCATCCTGTGTCTTCCCAGCGCTCTCTCTCATCTTGCGTCACCccctcctctctgtctcgcAAAGCaagcgacggcgacggcgacgacgacgaaaATGAtgggattataaaaaaaaaaattaggcgaGCAGATGATGAGAGGGCTCAATTTTGATTCTCAACGTTTGGCAAAACCATAAAAACACAGGTGACACTTGCTATTTTCACAGTATTTTCAAtctattaaattattatttgccACGAAAAGAGAAAGTTGAGGCCTTTTCAtataagaagggaaaaaaaattgaaattggtgtaattattatattttttttcttcttaatttttggtCGGAGGTTTGAGTCTCTTAAGGCACACACCACTTGGTCATTAATCTCGTCTTTGAAAGGAAATTATTGGTCGAGGCAATATATTTCATTGTCGGATGAACCACAGTCCGTCATTCTCAAACGTTAGTGCACTAGGATACATTTTAAGAATACtaattaatattttgaatttttctttttttttttctcttttcgtgCGGCCCTCATCGGACCTAGgtccaagaaaaaaaactaaagaaaataaattttttttttaaaaacttataaaaaagtccacgtcaacGTCAACCGGTAAAAATTAGgtgaatggactaaattgatataaatgcaaaatatttaatattaaattgacaaaaaaatatttataattttttttaataattctcccTAGAATCAAGCGTAGTAAAAGCCAACAAATTCTGAAgacatgttaattataataACAATAGTAATAATGATCGCAATAATGGCACAAAGCGACACTGCCAAAAAATTTGGCTTAACCCACGCTGCCCTCTCAGCCTTTTGCCtttacttctttcttcttcttcatttttgttttgggtcaaaGTCTTTACATCTTTCCGGTAGCCCCCACCGTCAACTTTAACTCCCCCTTTCGGCACCCACACACACTGAATTCGAATAAAGTAGAAAAGAACTTTagccctttgcttttctttctgtaATATAAAAGTTTAAATATCTCATctccattataaaaaaaaatatatgtttactATAAATCCTAAAAcctatcatgaaagtgcaattgagtcttaaaacttacaaTCAAGTCTTTAAACTTATCAAGTTGATTCAATAGAGTCTTTTTGTTAACACCATCAATTTATCTAACGACAAATACTGACGGgacttttttaaattaattttcttaccttatgtggtatttttaattattttatttttcgaatggcatttttaattattttatttttcaaaattttgtttaaattaaattaaaaattgaaaaaaaaaccaaaattaatttgaaaaagaaaataaaactggAAAAAGTGCAAGAGTTCCCGTGGGCGAGGGTGGGCGGCCCTCCCTGGCCTCGGCCAAGGCTCGCTAGGCTTGGCCGAGGCCTCACCCATATTTGGGCTAAAGAAACCCAGACCTCAAGACTATTTCTTTTAGTGCTTTCGGTTGGAAATTCGCTCGATGCTCTGTTTTGCAACTACGATCGTTCCATGGACTTAAAGCTTTGGATCTTCGTTGGTTATGTGTTCTAATTGTTATTTCTTCAATCCGTGCCATTTTAGCGgtagttttttaaatttgggTTCTTATTTGCTACCTCGTCAATGCCCAAATGCGGGTTGAAGAAACCTTCGACCCAAATATGGGCAACCCGGATCTGGTCGAGGTCTCACATGTGCCTAACGGCCTTTGCCTAGGGCCAGCAATGGGCAACGGCGGTAGCAGGGACTCACCGCTGAGctttcaccctttttttttcctagttttgttttttttcttcaaataaatgttgtcgatttttcagtttttaatttaatttaaacaaaatttcgCTAAAAATGCCCCGTAAGAtaacaaaattgatttaaaaatgtcatgtcagcatttttcatttgacaaatTGATGATGTTAACAAAAAGGCTTTATTGAATCAATTtcacaagttttatgacttgattgcactttttgcaagtcgtatgactcaattacactttcgtgactagttttaagacttctagtgaacatatctctaaaaaaaaaaaaaaagtacgtcATCTCATTAGAAAAGGACAGCAACCAATGagattttgtcattcttttctttctttaatatgAAAGTTAAAATTTCTCATCtccactatatatatataaactatGTCATCTCGTTGAAAAAGGACAGCTACTCCATTGGCTCCTTAATGAAATACTTCGCTGTGGCTCCAGGAAATGGCTCAACAACCAATCTagatttgtctttcttttctttcttttttgcatattcTAAATAGCAATTCGTGACTACTCAGAAAATAtgtcatttttagtttttttttttgcgcataTTGGAGTATATGAGCTTTTGCTTCAAAGGTGGGCCcctcatatttttcattattttgaagtGACCAAAAAGTGAAAACTTTTGACGCGTATTGACTAATGAATTCTTGTCTCTcacccaaaagaaaagcaaactaACCAATTAAGATTAAAAtaaaccacccaaaaaaaaaatattagcaaatatgaaattacaaaaaagtataTCTGAGTAAAGACAAAGCACGACCGTGTTTGTAATCCACCGATCCGAAAACTGGTCGGAGGAAAGCACAGCGAAACAGTCCCGATAAAATTATAATAACCTTCCTTGTCTTTGCATTGTGGGTCCATTgaaaggaagcaaagaaaaaaaaattaaaaaaattaaaaacattaaaaaaaattaccaaaaaaaaaagaagaaaaagaaagaaaaaagagatggCCTTGTGCAGTGTTCCCCGCTCCAAAGTTCCCTCGAGAAGGAagaatgagaattttttttagcagAGAATGTGAAAGCCGCACCCCCCACCACCATTACTACTTTGGGGAATCCAATTCCCTCCATGTGAAAAGAAGatcccaaaacgacaccgctccTGACAATCCAAAGGTTGGTCTACGAATCACCGTCGCGTTCacacccccaaatttttcacatGCAGAAGACAGTGATGGTACGTCGACAATGAATATCACTAGGCCTTCTCCCAACTGCGCGACCTTCATTGCTTTCCCTCCAATGGAAAACTTCGCCATGGCTTCCAGGAAACCGCATTCTCCGCCGCTTGAATCTTTTGCCCTTCACACACTTTTGTTTCAAAAGTCGGTCAACCATATTTATCGATTTTCCAAAGTAACCCAAAACTGGAATTCTTCAATGCATGCCGAACGTTTGAATTCTCGTCTCGCCCAAATCTATCACTCGACTTAGCAAATGAAATTACGATTCGTCGCACACATTTGAGTTGGAACCGTAGTCACGATGGAGAATGGGACAACAATCATCTAGCAAAATAGGATATGATTGATTAAGGAAATGAAGTGCTAACTAATTTTCTGAAAACGAACCTCGGTGGTGCTAATAGTGTCACTTCTTCAGCAACAGAAAAATCAACATGGTCTAATTCATTTTGTTGCCCACCATAGCGACTGGGAATTACCAAAAGACAGTGCATTAATGGGCACAATAATTGCTGACATGACTGGCCAGGGGACTGGGTAACTACCGAAGACGTGCATTAATAGGCATAATAATCATCGACACGATATGAGATTTTTATGAGATCACTGTCAATTGTTGTATCGAGGaggtaaataaattttgataTCATGTCAGATTTTTATGGGACCACTATTAACTATCCTAAAAGATCAAGCTATTAAATAAATGCAcgaattattatttaattattctatcaaagATGGTCTAGCAAGAGTTAACCAATAGCCCTTGCTGctctcaaggaaaaaaaaaacaaagaataaaagataaataaaaattcacaatatTGTTTAACAAAATATTCACATCGGGGTTGGCCGTTCAACGTGGCGCTTTCGGCATCGACTGCAGTGATTTCCAGCCAAAGTTGAttagattgactcaattggcacaaatacaaaaatgtttagaattgaattgatcaaattaaaatgtttaggactgaattgacactaatgcaataaattaattacttttttttctacttttctcagCTAATGATAATAGATGAGCCGATCTTTAACGGGCGATGAGATGCTATCCATGACGACCTTGACATAGTAGGAATTAGGACTCTCTAAAAAGGAATTATCCATGTATGAGATTTAAGATagcaaattacaaaaattcaaattgaactttctgttccattttttctttttaacttcaATCAATTTATGGTTCACCTTGCATAAGTTTATGAAAGGCCCTCAGGCAACGAAATTTTTCGACGACGTATCTCGGCGTCCGACTTTCGTCCTCCTCGCCCTGAATCCCAGATCTTTCATTGATTAAGTGAATCACATATGACTGATTTTATCTACCACGTGCCGCAATTCTCGAGTCGATACATAGTTGTcggcccaaaaaataaaaaaaaagtctatacatagttttcctttcttctcgaCGAGTCAAATTAACGCCGTTTTCGAGCGGttaatttgaaaacaaaagaaataaatgaaaatttgctCGCCGGGAAACTCTATGTAATAATGCTACATCCTCGGAGCTCGCAGAcgaagttgaagaagaagaaggagaaggaggagaaggaggaggaacagAGGATTCATCGTCGCCTCCAAGCTCTTGCTCGCAAGGCCACAGATGTTCTCTCAACCTCAGGACTCGACATGGAGGCGCCATTTGCTTGCTCTGCCTCTCCAACCTCCTCACCGCCCCTCGCCCGCCCACCGTCCACGTCTCCTACGCCCTCTCCCAGCTCTCTCGAGCCTTCTCCGACCCCCCGTTCCTCCGATCTCTCCTCACCTTCCACGCCCACCTCCTCGTCTTCCCTCTCGTCCACGCGCTCTCCACCTCCGACGACGAGCCGATAGCTTGCCAGGTCATCCACCTGGTCATCCTACTGTCGGATTCCGGCCGCGAATCGGCATTGGCTTGTGAGTTCGCGTCTAGGGTTTCGGGCCTGCTCTGTTCTCGCGCGCTGGGGTGGAGTCGACGCCAGGTTTATGTGGTAAGAGCCACTTCGCGAATTTGATGGCGTGTGACGAGAAAACGACGAAAATGGACGTTGACTGTGCAATTTAGTTCTGATTCGCAAAATTTTGGTTCATTCTTTTCTCGTATTTGGTTTTCCTGCTCGTATCTTTCTCCTCTCCGTTTCCTCTGTGTTTGCGTGTGAACTCGCACATGCAGGCGTAagtgtttgaaattttgattccttCTGTCCGTGATGaactcattttcctccttttccgcAAGATGAGGTCGTTTCAATTTAAGAGTTGTGCATTGGGCAATAGGGTAGCAACTGGACAGAATTGCACCCATCTTAACGCATCGTGGCCCACAATTGCAGCTCCACTGCTTTGGAATCCTTCTAAACCATGGGACAATTGATGTTTATGCCTCAATTAAAGATAAACATGCCCTTGTTGTTCATCTTATGGATGGTCTTCAACTACCGAGGTAACAAGCAATATATGATGAGAGATCAAGACTTTATACATACTCTCACGCACATCTCGAGTGTCATGCTCATTTTGTCCATCCATGCAGTGACGACATCCAGGGGGAGATATTATTTGTGCTGTACAAGTTGTCAGTCCTCCAGCGGGAATATGGGGATGGtgactgttgacacctaaattttgatttttagtaaatcattcatttaagtataaaatgagaattatcatagttctcacaaaaattaatttctcatgcactacatatttactttttgtcagtcatgcatatcattgcattcgggccggaggcaaagcaattgagctcaatttgacagaggactagattaggcttagtttggatttttcggcagtcaagaaggagtgtgctgaaaattaacaatattggaataattttgagcttaaatcagcccatttactgtttaatttgggaaaatccttttaattaaaaatgtccattaatttgaaaaaaaaagaggcttcatggatgaattttgtctccggatcaaattgcgattatcacaagttgaggcataattttgcaaataatgaaaataacacgTAAACCCTACCTCACCGTTATAAATACACATGTAGGGTTCACATTTGGGGGGGAATACAATTGTCATATACGGCCATACGAGGTTAATCTTCAGAGGAAGAAAGCGTGAGAAAAATCTTGAGAAGAGAAGGTCTCGCCCCGTGGTGCTTGCCACTCCTCACGCCCATACCATGCCGGTTGCCTCACCAACGCTGAGACACTCGCAGCACCTTCAAGATTGCGCCTTTGTCCTGTACAACCAAGATCAGAAACTTTGCCAAGCTCCCTAAACCTGCAACGCCAGCAATATCGGCTTCTTAAATCGGCGCACTAGCAATAGCTGCCAGCTCTCCTCCATCAACGCCGCCTGCGCTCTAGCTTCCCCACAACAGATTGATGCCTCTATGGGTTTCCTCACCACCTTACAGCTGTGCAACCTCAGCGACGCCATCCACTGAGTTCCTAGCGAATCTTTATTTCTACCACGAGATGGGTCGTTTCTTTTTCCATTAAACTCTGGCACcgattaacttttttttcttctgattttgcttTATCCTTCAGCCCACCATTGTTGTTGCCTAGCGAAGATTTGTGTCGGGTCATTGGGTGGGATCAACTGAAGAAAGAAGCAGACGGCTTCTCCGGAAGTCATCAAAAGGAGACATTCATGGCTTTCATTCATTGAGATGAGAGACACGGCCCAGTGTCACATAAGAGATACGTCCAACACGTGAAGAAGAGGCCAAAAAGTGTTCTTCGTCATATTTGGAGATTCACGTCAACGGAGAAGAGAAGAACAATACTTTTGAACCAGAATTTTCCTTGGTCAAATCCTGTTAGTATCCTTGCAATCTAATTTTCCGCTTCAAAGTCCCGACACAAAAGAGATGGGGAGTCATCCATAGAAAGAAGATATAAGAACACGCAGGAGGAAGGCCTTTCTCGCTTGCTTAATATTCATTATGCTGGGATTTAATGGAGGGCAGCTTGGGGTCAAAAATTCATTATTTGACCAAAGATTTCTATTTAAAAGTCCAGGAGCACCCGATAGGCGTTAACTGCGAGCCTGCGTCAGTCCTCTAACCAGTTGCACTGATCCTGATCCGCGAGCGAAGACCCTCTTGAGTAGCCTTTGACCACGTTCTGGCGATCTCCAGCACTTTAAGCCTTGTTACTTTAATCCTTTATTGCTTTTGATTTGTTGGCAGCActttttggcattttcacaGGTTACTCAACCACAATTCAGCAAGATCAATAATGCTGAAACTCCTCTCTGACACTTCGAGAATCCTGGATAGGTCATGGACAACATCCGACGAGTTCACCGATTACGTAAGAAAAATCGTTCGGTGAGTTTCCAAGAGACGTCAAGCGATATTCATAGCAAACGTAGTCACTGTGACGGACCGAGCTCTTTCAAAGTAGTTGCTGTCCAGTCTGTCATCGTTTTGAATTTGGCAACATGATCTCGGGATTAGGTAACGATCTTGATTTGAAATATTCTGAGAATTGCTTGCTTAATTTGAATGTTGAGTGAATATTGGGTGAATATGGATTGATCTTCTAATATCTACGTGATAATTGCTTAACTTGAATTTcgagcaaatcttgtggatattatgcttatctctagaatatttgacatcttttgttgctctattGAAAATTTCCGAATCCTaagcatatcggataagattCGTATCTCAATTgggaattctgaatatatctttaaaattcaaggaattatctaaaaaatttcagatctcgagagataacttttcttgaattaaaagatatcaatcctttgtggataggagcttatctccttgaaaatttcagaatcccttaaggattttaaaaaattcaataaatatttgaacatttttaaacaaaattgcctataatatatgctcccttgtgcctgaCCCTTcagaatattaaattgcaagccttaaccatgatcttataggatgggacggcaatttagtataagatttcgtattctgccctttggcgagaaaggacgttgatatcttataccactatccgcatactagctcaaATCTCCGAGaatgtagcgaataaaatctcactctagcccggatcttcgggaatgagaagatttatcggaaaattggatttaaaggtatattatgggcatttttatttaattttgttcaaattcatcattttcaattcaaaaattcgaaaaaataaaaaaaaaatggaaaatccaaaaaaaaaggaaatgaaaatcacaaatcatcaatcaggaaaaggcattttcatgaaatttgataccgaaagggtgttaattaaaaattaacataatcaagtccccgaaccctaaatctctggttcgcggaaaataaactattctcccgtactttatttaggtatctaatctacctaccaaaaaagattagtggcggctcctaaatcaaaaatcaaacctaagttgcgaattggtagggcttgggagagtccgtattaggttagttaattcatctaattaacctaataatccattaacctaaattgatttttttaggtcgcaagAGTGACAAAAGTGAGCCTTTTGTTACTTGTAGTCCCAAGCTCATTCATCTGTCATTGGATGTCCTCTTGAAGACCCAAAGTGATGATGTTCGCCTGAATTGTGTAGGTCTGTCAACTTCTGTATTACTTGGAATTGTGTTAAAATCGCTCAGTGTCGGGTTGTGCCTATATGTGAGGTTTGGCAACTGGCAACGGTGCTTATCTATCATTGATTGACAGTTTGTCATTTGATTGATTGCCATTAAATGAACTTAGATACATCTGTTTGAAACAACTCGTTTGCATCATTTATTTTAGCAGAATCTTTGTACCTATGAACATTTCTTACCCACAACTAATTTCGTTTTTCCTTGGTTAGCATTTTTGTCAATGCTGGTTCAAAGAGGGTTTCTCAAAGATCCATATGAAGGTTGTATGAGCAACTTGAGTTCTGTTGAAGCTGATAGTCTCGTACAAATTACAGTTGATTTATCAGATATCTCTTCCCTCTGCACCTTATTTTCAGAGGCCATTAAAGGTCCATTGCTTTCATCAGATGGTCAAGTCCAAATGGGCACATTAGAGTTAATTGCCTATTATTTACGTGAACTAAATTCAGTCAAGCAGTTTCAACTTTTGGTGGAAGCTAATATTGCGGATTATGTATTTGAAATTCTCAGGTTATCAGGCAAGTAATCTTTTACTCGAATGATTGCTGGATCATTTTTCATACACGGAAAAAGGCATTAACAATTAGCTTTCCAAATCATGAATTTGATGCTTTATGTGGGTGAAAGTAGCCATTTGTTCATTCCATGTACTTCATAAGTACTTCTGATCAATATATTGGGAGATCCTCCGGAAACCCAAGTAGATTGCTTGGTTGTTTCTTCACGAGAAAATGGCACACATGGTCTCTGGCATTTCCCGGTTCAAGAGAAGAAACATTCCAGGGTCTTGGGATGTTTGAGTGTCTTTTACCTTCTTTTATGGATTAACTAAAATCACACTTCCTTAAATGCCTTAATCCTCTATAATTGAAAATCCTCATTCTCATGACAAAGGATTGTTGTTGTTCATTGATAAATAAAATGCAAAGATCCTGTCATCAGCTCTTGCCTTGGAGTTCTTGATCTCCTGTCAAATGCTGGACAAGCTTTTACACAGAGACTTGCGGTTGGCTTTGCCTCTCTAATTCCTGTCTTTGCTTATGTTGCCGAAGTGCCGTTTCATCCTGGTCAGTTTCAGCCACTGAAGCTCGTCCTTAGTTGCATTTCTGACTGCCCTGGAGTGGCATCAATTTCACAAAGTGAACAACTAGCTGTTATTTTGGCGAGGATGCTTAGAAGATATAATGATGGTGAAACAGGCATGCTTTCAGAATCATTCATGCTGGTATGCTCTATCTTGATGAGTACGATGAATTCCCCAACTTCTCATGATGTCTTAAATCTAACAACGTGCATTCAAGAGTCATTAAAAGATGCCATTTTGGCTTGTCTAAGTGCCACCAGAGAGCATACAGACCTCCTCCTGCATTCCTTGCTTCTACTGAAAGAGGCTTTGCTTATGGTTGTGGAGGTTACCCTGTCAACAGCTCCAACAAGAATGGATTGCAACATTGTGTCATCGATATATGTAGACATTGGCTATTGCCTTGGCTATGGACATCCATCAAAGGAGAAGTGGAGGATGAGGAGACTCTCCTGGGTATGCTTGATATTTTTCATGCAATACTTATTCACAGCTATGACGACCAAACTAGTGAATTCACAGAGGACCCGATCTCTAGTTCTTGGTTCTGCTTCTCATCCAGCTGTCTGGCTTTATATCCAACAGAGAGGATGAAAAGCCGAATTTATTTGATGATGAGTTCACTTATGGAAGTTCTACTTGGAAATGATTGTGGGCAGAACATTAGGGATGCTGTGTCTTACCTTCCATCTGATCCAAATGCCTTGCTGTTTCTGCCAGGGCAACAGTGCTCCCATAATATGCAGTTATCCTTTTGTCAATCTGCGGCCCTCCAAATTTTGTATTGCAGTTCTTTGTTTGATGAAAGGTATTTAGCCTGTCTATCCTGAATTCACGTATTTAGCAATATGATGTGTGGTCCAGTGTAGCCCATTAATTCCCATATCGTACTTGACATAAGCATCTTTGGCAGGCTTGCAGCTGATAAAATAGTGTTAGCTTCCCTTGAACAATTTATCCTTGTCAATGGGTGTGATCCAACACGCACTTCTATGAGTTCATCAGCTGTTATTCAACTAGTTGCTGTATATAGTCTGTATAGGGGTCTTGCCAAGATGAGCTACCAAATGCCATAGAGTCCAGAAGCTGAGAGGCTCTTTATACAACTAGTCACCAAAAGTGCATGGGATCTGTTGTCTGCTAGAATTCACCCTACGTCACTTAAATGGTTGTTTCAACAAGAGAAACCCTGCGAATCACTGTCTTGTCAGATCTTGACATTCTGCAGAATTAGTCCTAAATCCGACAACCCATTAATTGTCCATGGGAAAAAGATTCATGGTCTGGATGTGCAGTTGATTGCAGAATTGGTGGCAGCAGAAGACAATTACGCTGCAAAACTACTTGTGTACATATTTGAAGAGGTTGTCACAGAAAATAACCTAGAGAATGACTTGACTTCAGTATTGAATCTCATGGAAGATGTCATACGTATTTTTCCTGAGGCTTCTAACAGATTTTGCTTAAATGGAATAGCAAAGGCAATTCACATCTTCTATAATGAGTCAAGCCCATCCTCACAGGTATACACAGCCACggcaattttcattttcaacataTGAGTTCAGTTGACTCAGATGTTCTTGCTGATGATGAAGCTTGGGTTGCAGTTGCTTTGAAGGTGACTGTCTAGATAACTCCACCTGGTATAAGTTCTGCCCTAGATCTCACTATTAATGCAGGGTAGCTGACTccactttgtttctttttcatatagttGATGGATCACTTGATTTACTCGGGTGACATAGGAAAGTGCTCTACTTGTTGCTTGATTCTGGGCATTTTGTGTTTGGTTTTGCACCACTGAACAAATGGAGCACTAGTGGAGGCTTCAAAAACTGTTCTTCTCAACACTTCATTGGCATCAACCTTGTCCAGTGCTATTCATGTGGCCTGTCCAAATGGACCAGCAATGCATAACATTGATGAGGGAACAACGGATGGAGAAACTTTGTTACATGTGCTTTTATTGCAATATTTTGCTTTCAAAAGGTTAGCTATCTGAACTTTTTGGTTTATCAAAGAGAAAGGTTAGCTATTTGATTGGATGTCCCAAATTGGAATTCATTCTTAAGAAAAAGTACTGACACATACCTTTCTTAGCATGCATGCCGTTTTACTCAGTGCAGTGGACTGGGATAATCTGATTGGTCAATCAACATGCATTGGGACATGTCCTTTCTTAAGCATCAAGTGCCATGACTTGTGCAGGGTGATGCATTTCGGACTTCCTCTTGTCAAGCTCGTCGCTTCATACTGTCTGCTGGAGTTGTTTATTAGGTTATCTGAACAGAGAGACAGCGAGCATGAGGACCTATGCACGAATAAATACTGGATGTCACTGATGGCTGTATTTGAAGGCTTGTTTTTGTACAATGATAACAGAGTGGCAATGAACAGTAGCCTTTGCCTCGCAATGAGCTTAAAGTGGGTAAAACAGGAAGTAGCAAAAATATTCAACAGGAGAAGTATGTGGTGCAGAATGATTTTGGAAGAGTTGGTGATATCTCTGGCAGCTCCGTCTTTAGCATCTAAATCTTCTACTAATCATCACAAGGCTGCTATCATCGTAGCTGTAGCACTACTGAAGCTACCTAAAGTTCCAGAATGGCTGCGGTCTGTGTTTAATGATACCTTCTTGACTGGTATACTTGGAAACCTCACAGGCAGTAACTTGAGCGCAGAGATTTTCCTCCTATTGCGTGAGCTGTTGAACTCTAAGCTCCTGCGTGCTGCTGATCATGTGGCTAACCTAAACAGGGTGCTTCaggcattttttttcctttcatcttGCTCTGCTACTAGTGTTGCTTGCCCATTGGCATGGTTCCCATGAGCTTGGTAGTCACCTGCGGCTGAGTAGCTTCCTCATGTCCAGTCTTTACATTTTTCATCCTATCGTCTAGATGGCTAGATAATGCCCAACTTGTGTGGATAATGAAAGTTGATTTTAACTACTGTTTAAAGAATGCGAGGAAAGGTAACGCCGGACCAATAAGATGACAAATCTATGTTATGCAGGAATCCAGGAGCCACACGTACGGTGGAAACCTGAAAGCagaaagcaaagagaaatgTCTGAAGAAGGTTATCGCCGTTGACGATGGCACGGCAGCAACTATCGATTTTCTCAACGATCTGATTACATCTGATTCACGACGAGCAGAGTCTTATGGAGGACT contains:
- the LOC115731204 gene encoding LOW QUALITY PROTEIN: protein PUTATIVE RECOMBINATION INITIATION DEFECT 1-like (The sequence of the model RefSeq protein was modified relative to this genomic sequence to represent the inferred CDS: inserted 1 base in 1 codon; substituted 1 base at 1 genomic stop codon); this encodes MRVEETFDPNMGNPDLVEVSHVPNGLCLGPAMGNGDEVEEEEGEGGEGGGTEDSSSPPSSCSQGHRCSLNLRTRHGGAICLLCLSNLLTAPRPPTVHVSYALSQLSRAFSDPPFLRSLLTFHAHLLVFPLVHALSTSDDEPIACQVIHLVILLSDSGRESALACEFASRVSGLLCSRALGWSRRQVYVLHCFGILLNHGTIDVYASIKDKHALVVHLMDGLQLPSDDIQGEILFVLYKLSVLQREYGDGRKSDKSEPFVTCSPKLIHLSLDVLLKTQSDDVRLNCVAFLSMLVQRGFLKDPYEGCMSNLSSVEADSLVQITVDLSDISSLCTLFSEAIKGPLLSSDGQVQMGTLELIAYYLRELNSVKQFQLLVEANIADYVFEILRLSECKDPVISSCLGVLDLLSNAGQAFTQRLAVGFASLIPVFAYVAEVPFHPGQFQPLKLVLSCISDCPGVASISQSEQLAVILARMLRRYNDGETGMLSESFMLVCSILMSTMNSPTSHDVLNLTTCIQESLKDAILACLSATREHTDLLLHSLLLLKEXFAYGCGGYPVNSSNKNGLQHCVIDICRHWLLPWLWTSIKGEVEDEETLLGMLDIFHAILIHSYDDQTSEFTEDPISSSWFCFSSSCLALYPTERMKSRIYLMMSSLMEVLLGNDCGQNIRDAVSYLPSDPNALLFLPGQQCSHNMQLSFCQSAALQILYCSSLFDERLAADKIVLASLEQFILVNGCDPTRTSMSSSAVIQLVAVYSLYRGLAKMSYQIISPKSDNPLIVHGKKIHGLDVQLIAELVAAEDNYAAKLLVYIFEEVVTENNLENDLTSVLNLMEDVIRIHSHGNFHFQHMSSVDSDVLADDEAWVAVALKLMDHLIYSGDIGKCSTCCLILGILCLVLHHXTNGALVEASKTVLLNTSLASTLSSAIHVACPNGPAMHNIDEGTTDGETLLHVLLLQYFAFKRVMHFGLPLVKLVASYCLLELFIRLSEQRDSEHEDLCTNKYWMSLMAVFEGLFLYNDNRVAMNSSLCLAMSLKWVKQEVAKIFNRRSMWCRMILEELVISLAAPSLASKSSTNHHKAAIIVAVALLKLPKVPEWLRSVFNDTFLTGILGNLTGSNLSAEIFLLLRELLNSKLLRAADHVANLNRVLQESRSHTYGGNLKAESKEKCLKKVIAVDDGTAATIDFLNDLITSDSRRAESYGGLQIGMGRLLDDIEMFFRSTAARDVTRNS